From the Desulfovibrio sp. UIB00 genome, one window contains:
- a CDS encoding sugar transferase, translated as MISTYRMAMMQVLDLICILLALSISGFLTVESDLSIFHDYTGATLFTIFFYMLFFYILDAYSVGNEDFKETVGRVLVACLLGIVSSATASYAFQHWRFDRETVAMLFALSLAFSLGWRWIYHLNAERLTHPLRILLVGVDRAGKVRQLLAEGLPKAEILGYVGERDQGPDAGPCLGAPFMALDIAKEKQATMILLLPDAPIDDDIAHDLLEAKLRGSMVVDIRSFYEHVVQRLPLSQINDEWLLQTEGFSLNTRGSLRRLKRALDVLISLLLLIPAAPIMLLTAIVVRLESPGPVIYKQDRVGLFEKEFTVYKFRSMRADAEKNGAVWASAHDARVTRFGKFIRKVRIDELPQIWNILKGDMSFIGPRPERMAFVTKLKETIPYYSLRHTVKPGLTGWAQVCYPYGASEDDARRKLEYDLYYIKNMSILLDINIVFKTVGVVLFPKGAR; from the coding sequence ATGATAAGCACATACCGCATGGCCATGATGCAGGTTCTGGATCTGATATGCATTTTGCTGGCTCTCAGCATTTCCGGCTTTCTGACGGTCGAATCCGATCTGAGCATTTTTCACGACTATACGGGCGCTACGCTCTTTACCATCTTCTTTTACATGCTCTTTTTTTACATCCTTGATGCGTACAGCGTTGGCAACGAGGACTTCAAGGAAACCGTGGGGCGTGTGCTGGTAGCCTGCCTGCTAGGCATTGTCTCTTCGGCTACCGCATCCTATGCCTTTCAGCACTGGCGTTTTGACCGCGAAACCGTGGCCATGCTTTTTGCCCTTTCACTGGCCTTTTCACTGGGCTGGCGCTGGATTTACCACCTCAATGCCGAAAGGCTCACCCATCCGCTGCGCATTTTGCTGGTAGGGGTGGACCGCGCGGGCAAGGTGCGCCAGTTGCTGGCAGAGGGCCTGCCCAAGGCCGAGATTCTTGGCTATGTCGGCGAGCGCGATCAGGGGCCGGATGCCGGGCCCTGCCTTGGTGCCCCCTTCATGGCACTGGACATTGCCAAAGAAAAACAGGCGACCATGATCCTGTTGCTGCCTGACGCGCCCATTGACGACGACATCGCCCATGATCTGCTGGAAGCAAAGTTGCGCGGCAGCATGGTGGTGGATATCCGCAGTTTTTACGAGCACGTGGTGCAGCGCCTGCCACTCTCGCAGATCAACGATGAGTGGCTGTTGCAGACCGAAGGCTTTTCGCTGAACACGCGCGGCTCGTTGCGCAGGCTCAAGCGCGCCCTCGATGTGCTGATTTCATTGCTCCTGCTCATTCCCGCAGCACCCATCATGCTGCTGACCGCCATTGTGGTACGGCTGGAATCGCCCGGCCCGGTCATTTACAAACAGGATCGCGTGGGCCTTTTTGAAAAGGAATTTACGGTCTACAAGTTCCGCTCCATGCGCGCCGATGCTGAAAAGAACGGAGCCGTATGGGCCAGCGCCCATGATGCGCGCGTGACAAGGTTCGGCAAGTTCATCCGCAAGGTGCGCATAGACGAACTGCCCCAGATATGGAACATTCTGAAGGGCGACATGAGCTTCATCGGCCCGCGCCCCGAGCGTATGGCCTTTGTGACCAAGCTCAAGGAAACCATCCCCTACTACAGCCTGCGGCATACGGTTAAACCCGGTCTCACCGGCTGGGCGCAGGTGTGCTATCCCTACGGCGCGTCAGAAGACGATGCCCGCCGCAAACTGGAATACGACCTGTATTACATCAAGAACATGTCCATTCTCCTGGATATAAATATCGTGTTCAAGACGGTCGGCGTTGTGCTCTTCCCTAAGGGAGCACGATAG
- a CDS encoding glycosyltransferase family 4 protein, which produces MKIIVLGNQTKAMSNFWSVLIRHMRKAGHEVVCCAPPGDADAEAALAAQGARLRHYSLDRKGLNPLSDLRTTRELFRLFRDEKPDLLFASTIKPVIYGCMAARAAGVPHVYATITGLGYAFEADSFFKKCVNLLGRLLYRVALSGAEGVFFQNQDDIQVFRQSGILGRNARVLTARGTGVDTKRFAPSPFPNYSADGRLSGSPVFLLVARLLEAKGLPEYAEAARLLKARYPDARFQVLGPPEKGLGSVSMEQMDAWQNQGCIEYLGETRDVRPYVAAAHVLVLPSWREGTPTSIMEGMSMGRPAVVTDAPGCREVVRNGVNGYLVPIRNPQALAGAMESFITNPESIARMGQAGRELALSEFDAEKVAARILVDMRAPAIEDTL; this is translated from the coding sequence ATGAAGATCATTGTTCTGGGCAACCAGACCAAAGCCATGAGCAACTTCTGGAGTGTATTGATCCGGCACATGCGCAAGGCCGGGCACGAGGTAGTTTGCTGCGCCCCGCCAGGCGATGCCGATGCTGAAGCAGCACTGGCCGCTCAGGGCGCGCGCCTGCGACACTATTCGCTGGACAGAAAGGGGTTGAACCCCCTGAGCGACCTGCGCACCACGCGTGAGCTGTTCCGCCTTTTCAGGGACGAAAAGCCGGACCTGCTTTTCGCCTCCACCATCAAGCCTGTGATCTACGGCTGCATGGCGGCGAGAGCGGCTGGGGTTCCCCACGTTTATGCCACCATCACCGGCCTTGGTTATGCCTTTGAGGCTGATTCCTTCTTCAAGAAATGCGTCAACCTTCTGGGCCGCCTGCTCTACCGCGTGGCGCTTTCGGGCGCGGAAGGCGTTTTTTTTCAGAATCAGGACGACATACAGGTTTTCCGCCAATCGGGCATCCTCGGGCGCAATGCGCGCGTGCTTACGGCGCGCGGCACCGGAGTGGATACCAAGCGCTTTGCCCCCAGCCCTTTCCCCAACTATTCCGCCGATGGCCGTCTGAGCGGTTCGCCCGTTTTTCTGCTGGTGGCGCGGCTGCTTGAAGCCAAGGGTTTGCCGGAATATGCTGAAGCCGCACGGTTGCTCAAGGCCCGGTACCCTGATGCCCGCTTTCAGGTGCTCGGCCCGCCGGAAAAAGGCCTTGGCAGCGTGAGCATGGAACAGATGGATGCATGGCAGAATCAGGGCTGCATAGAATACCTTGGTGAAACACGCGATGTACGCCCCTATGTGGCTGCCGCCCATGTGCTTGTGCTGCCCTCTTGGCGTGAGGGAACACCGACCTCTATTATGGAGGGAATGAGCATGGGCCGCCCCGCAGTGGTCACTGACGCCCCCGGCTGCCGCGAGGTTGTGCGCAACGGCGTCAACGGCTATCTTGTGCCGATACGCAACCCGCAGGCGCTGGCAGGCGCCATGGAATCCTTTATCACCAACCCTGAAAGCATTGCCCGCATGGGACAGGCCGGGCGCGAACTGGCCCTGAGTGAATTTGACGCAGAAAAAGTGGCAGCGCGCATTCTTGTAGACATGCGTGCGCCCGCCATTGAGGATACCCTATGA
- a CDS encoding septal ring lytic transglycosylase RlpA family protein — MCMTVRPLLVFLVALLCAALLSGCGSRSWRKGGVPGSRPYTVRGKTYYPLKSANGFVEEGTASWYGPGFHGKTTANGETYNQYAMTAAHKLLPLGTKVRVTHMGSGRSIIVRVNDRGPFVDDRVIDLSRAAASRLNILGPGTARVRIQSMGGVERMKEDGDLTGAFYVQVGAFADRVNADNLINILSQTGKRGRLIYGSNNMWNVQVGPWPDSFGAQQELDIFRAMYPGAFVVGDN; from the coding sequence ATGTGCATGACGGTCAGACCGCTCCTTGTTTTTCTTGTTGCCCTGCTTTGCGCCGCGCTTTTGAGTGGCTGCGGTTCACGCTCCTGGCGTAAGGGCGGGGTTCCCGGCAGCCGCCCTTATACAGTGCGCGGCAAGACTTACTATCCCCTCAAGTCAGCCAACGGTTTTGTGGAAGAAGGCACGGCCTCATGGTACGGGCCCGGGTTCCACGGCAAAACTACGGCCAATGGCGAGACCTACAATCAGTACGCCATGACGGCGGCCCACAAGCTGCTGCCGCTGGGCACCAAGGTACGCGTCACCCATATGGGCAGCGGGCGCTCCATCATTGTGCGCGTCAACGACCGTGGGCCTTTTGTGGACGACCGAGTCATTGACCTCTCCCGCGCTGCGGCCAGCCGCCTGAATATCCTTGGCCCCGGAACGGCGCGGGTGCGCATTCAAAGTATGGGCGGCGTTGAACGCATGAAAGAAGACGGCGACCTCACCGGGGCTTTTTATGTGCAGGTTGGGGCATTTGCCGACAGAGTGAACGCCGACAACCTCATCAATATCCTTTCCCAGACCGGCAAACGCGGACGCCTCATATACGGCAGCAACAACATGTGGAATGTGCAGGTGGGGCCGTGGCCCGATTCTTTCGGAGCGCAGCAAGAGCTTGATATTTTCCGCGCCATGTATCCCGGCGCTTTTGTAGTGGGCGACAATTAG
- a CDS encoding NAD-dependent epimerase/dehydratase family protein yields MSAYSDLTKSMTAQPSRWLITGVAGFIGSNLLEHLLKLGQTVVGLDNFLTGYQKNLDMVRDIVGPEAWSRFSFIEGDIRDIDTCHAACKGVQHVLHEAALGSVPRSIDDPLLSNSCNITGYLHMLVAARDAGVKSFVYAASSSTYGDSPELPKVEDKIGSPLSPYAVTKYVDELYADVFNRCYGFSSVGLRYFNVFGQRQDPYGAYAAVIPQWFASLIKKETVFVNGDGETSRDFCYIDNVVQANLLASFAQGEATNKIYNVAFGQRTTLNELFDLIKEEVARHKPEVMSAECVHRDFRAGDVRHSLADISRAEKLLGYGPQFDVRQGLRLAGDWYAANL; encoded by the coding sequence ATGAGCGCGTATTCCGATCTTACCAAATCCATGACTGCCCAGCCTTCGCGTTGGCTTATCACCGGCGTTGCGGGCTTTATTGGCTCCAACCTGCTGGAACATCTGCTGAAACTTGGGCAGACCGTGGTTGGTCTGGACAACTTTCTTACCGGCTACCAGAAAAATCTGGACATGGTGCGCGACATCGTTGGCCCAGAAGCGTGGAGTCGGTTTAGCTTCATCGAAGGCGACATTCGCGATATCGACACCTGCCACGCCGCCTGCAAGGGTGTGCAGCATGTTCTGCACGAAGCGGCCCTTGGTTCTGTGCCGCGTTCCATTGACGACCCGTTGTTGTCCAACAGCTGCAATATCACCGGTTATCTGCACATGCTTGTGGCAGCGCGCGATGCGGGCGTGAAGAGCTTTGTGTACGCCGCGTCTTCCTCCACCTACGGTGATTCGCCCGAACTGCCCAAGGTGGAAGACAAGATCGGCAGCCCGCTTTCCCCTTATGCTGTCACCAAGTACGTGGACGAACTGTATGCAGACGTGTTCAACCGCTGCTATGGCTTTTCCAGTGTTGGCCTGCGGTATTTCAACGTGTTCGGCCAGCGTCAGGATCCTTACGGCGCGTATGCCGCTGTTATTCCTCAGTGGTTCGCCAGCCTTATCAAGAAGGAAACCGTTTTTGTGAACGGCGACGGCGAAACCAGCCGCGACTTCTGCTATATCGACAACGTTGTGCAGGCCAATCTGCTTGCCAGCTTTGCACAGGGCGAAGCCACCAACAAGATTTACAACGTGGCCTTTGGCCAGCGCACCACCCTGAATGAGCTTTTTGACCTCATCAAGGAAGAAGTGGCCCGCCACAAGCCCGAAGTCATGAGCGCCGAATGCGTGCATCGCGACTTCCGTGCTGGCGATGTGCGGCACTCCCTTGCCGATATCAGCCGCGCGGAAAAGCTGCTGGGCTACGGCCCCCAGTTTGACGTGCGCCAGGGCCTGCGCCTTGCTGGCGACTGGTACGCAGCCAACCTGTAG